In the genome of Aphis gossypii isolate Hap1 unplaced genomic scaffold, ASM2018417v2 Contig00584, whole genome shotgun sequence, the window taatattgctttttttatacataaaaataataacttagtaGGCTATAACTTTGAGCTgatctggttttttttttcaaaatttttttagtatcaatctttggtttatatatatatatatatatatatattcattaatcttATTCATCCATCAAGTGATATTATGAAAGGTCGTTCTCAATgtcgtttaattttagatttaacgTAAGTCTGCGATATAGCTGtagaaattaagtattaaatcgacatgttaatatttgttaaaatcaaaatcgattgtaattatttttaacggatgaggttaattttcaatattaccgTGTTTACTAATTGCGAACTATTAGTATTTTGTaagaacttatatattttattattttacttaatataaactgataattgttttttatacataaatagttgaaaatacatttcgtTAATTTTACATCACTAACTACTCAGTTCTGCAGTAAAGCTCACTTGACACTTTAAGCATCTTGCTCTATAACAATCATCTGCTACTGTTTTAATCCACTctttgtacaaattattagattCCCATTCCGTTCGGTACTTTTGTTTTCTATGTTTCTCTTTCGGCAATTCATTTCGAATTCTTCTCTTTTTTTGAGGCGTAGTATTTCCCTGAAATATATTGCTATGattagttttacattttaaaatataaatttattacctgTTTACATGATGACATTGAAGCATTTCAATCTGtctaacttatataatatttattataataataacaacaaaatatacatatgtgtaGACCACTCTCTTATACGGTGAAAATTAATCACACGCCTAAGTGTTAAAATGTCATCAGTTAACAAGTAAttaacaatgattttaatatacaaatatacttacatCGGGGTGTATCTTCTATATCCGACATTTCGATTGACTACAGTACAGAAAAGAGAACTACAAAAGTTGaaacttaataaaacaaacgGCCAATGGCCATAAACGGCATAAACGATCCCGGCCAcagatatatactatatatatatatactatataggtattactatattatatctgtgATCCCGGCCAACTGTTAATAGGGCACTATAGACTACAGGTATGCTAAGCCGCCATTTTGCGACTCATttatcacatataatattatggaactACGAAGTTGCCGCGTTTATTTTATCGTTGATAAACCAGTCGCAAATGGCGGTTTAGCATACCCGTATATTTAGTGCCTTACTGTTAAGTGCCAAGTGCCAACTTTACTGTTAAAAACGTGATTTTCAGAATTAAGCAAATTATCGTACTTGGTGTacggttataatttaattatcgtACATCGTACGACATCCTATATTATCGTATTTGTACGATCCAAACCGTACGTCTGGCAACACTGATCAGGTGATATTATTAAGGTCGACCTCAGACGaataatttcagattttacGTGAGTCTGTGATATAGCTGcagaaataagtattaaatctgTACGTTGATAGTTGCgaattcaaaatcaattataattatttatttttgggttTTTGCCTGTAATTAAACAACATCAATTAATAGTaccatagtattatttttatctatgttactaaaatatcttatacataaaaatgaatcgcaaAATGTGTTGGTAAGCGCATAACTCAACAACGCCTGGaccgatttcgctcattctttttttttgtttggtcGTAATTGCCAGGTGAAGGTTCTtacggacgaaaaatttgagaaGTTATCGGGTTAGAGAAATACGAGGTGGTGATGAAATTATAGAAGCGCCATCTATCCAGCAAAtagtcaactaaattatttttggtagtcaatggcaaccatttaaataaaataaatcatttatttaaattttttttaaaaatgcatgcaaaTAGACATACAAACTTAAATCGTTGTCAtggtaaaaaagaaattaaaaatctatatatataaaaatggagacaaaaatataacatttcataaatTGAGAACGGCTGGAtcgatttcgctcattcttttttgtttgggtcgtaaTTTCCAGGATAAGGTTTTAAGTGtaagaaaaagttaagaaaattgcagagaaaaattaaaaaaaatacaatgaaaataaaaaatactgatgactactattactattttattattattattattactattttattttcgataatcatggtaacaattttttttgttattattatttattttccccatttttgtaacatttttcactgatgaTTCGCTCCTATTGGTCGCAGAGAAGGTGCTTATGTAGtacaattttaggaaaatcCACCAGAAAACTTCGGAATCtggatgtaaaaaaacaacaacaactatCACTGCAgtgataaaaaactatattaaggtcactattgattatgattgaatataataattatagacctgttgttatattttgttaaaaccataacaacaaaaataagaattagcaaaataagtcaatgtctacagtaaatttcaaattcacagcaataaactaacataacaagttataccaagttttattgttttaccaacaagcaacaatataaaaaccacgagatggcacattattgtattttacccaccgtagtaaaataaaaaaatgatataactttgaaacttaagtgttagaaattataagcttacgtacacatctctcggggtccgcaatccaacacgtgtggattgcctacatgataatatactgctcgcataatcataagagagtctcacggcAACGGCAAGCAGAATGACTGTAATATTtgacttgagtaactcactgactaataaacgtagagcctgaataatgatagatcgatgcttacaatttacacggtacattcgtaaaTCTCGAGTGCTCCTATTCTAGCTTCGAATGCGGTGGTGCCACTGGTTGTCGCAGTGTGACCGTCCGCCATCCGGACTTTGTTTGTTGGTCCGTGGGGGGGGGGATTTGCCGTATTTGCGGGCTATTATCGGGTTTACGTACGATTTTTGCGCTTAAGAGTCTATAAGGGCTGTTACGAAGCCTGACGGGAATTCGAGTTCGAGTGTGGATTgcttacatgataatatactgctcgcataatcataagagagtctcacggcaacggcaatcagaatgactataatattatgacttgagtaactcactgactaataaacgtagagcctgaacaatgatagatcgatgcttataatttacacggtacattcgtaaaatcgtaccacaaatttagtgtgcaataagaaagcatttacaaaattcgcatattaaagtggtggttttacaagatttttgagaatcaaaacggtcaatgaaaatgtctaagttttaaacaccgttaaaccgaatattgaataacaaattaatcacaattcgaatcatattatatagaattggcatttttaacgggcaacgaagtgcacggagccagctagtattttaataaaaataatactgatttcataattttttttttatataaatttagatattgaatgtactttatatattttattgatttatttttttatatttgcgtaatatgaatttatttgatattaaatatttcattattcatctGACTTTTATTTCAcaagaaattttgaaaaatattaaacatattttttataatcaataatataaatattttatagtcacataacttattattttttaaaaaatatataaaaaataaaaacaatcatatctttttatatttattcactaaGACTAGCAGATTCACCATGCAgcttaattaatctataatgatataaacaatattcaaataaaataataattttcaattttgattttatatcatatattttttaatctgatcGTGTTTTACTATGCCATACTTTAAtaagtcatatttattaacttttattatataatatatatatatatatatatactaaatattgaatttgaattcaaccaattttatttttttatattttattcattttatttgtatttcatataatacgtatgttttcattttattttaaatatttcataatttattttgatttttatttcactgaaatttagtaaattattaaaacatatttatttataatcaataatataaatattttatagacacataacttattattttttaaaaaatatataaataaatacgatcatatcttttatatttgttcactAAGACTAACCGATTCACTAGCAgcttaattaatctataatgatataaacaatattcaaataaaataataatttttaactttgattttatatcatatattttttaatctgatcgtgttttacaacttttattatatatattaaatattgaatttgaattcaaccaattttatttttttatattttattcattttatttatattttcatattatacgtatgtattaatttatattttaaatatttcattattcatctgattttttatttcactgacattttgtaaattattaaaacatatttatttataattaattatatttgtattttatcttacTTATTGTTTTGCTGCATAGTTTGATGAATACCTCGGTCCATGTTGTTGCGTTGAATAAGTAGGTTTtagtttatcaattaaaaatgaattaagaaTCAAACTGTttcttcaaattaatattgtatttaatttagattaattattaataaaacttaactaaTATCAAAAACCTTGCTTGATGATAGTGTTGTAATAAAGTCAGCGACTTACACAAGTACTGAAAGACTGAGGATAATAGACTATAACCTACTCAAGAGCACTTTGTAAATGACTATAAGTCTAAAAACATTGAATGATTATGAACCAGATTTATAGTCTGATCCAGTGGTGTGATATGTGATCATGCCATATTACACTTTGAtcacagatattttttatagattaggtaaaaatatgatcacgctttattaaactttgactacagtaatttttttatagaataggtAAAACTATGATCACGCCATATTACAACGCTACcacagttattttatagattaggtAAAACTATGATCACACCATATGATACCACAACCTTACAAATCTGTATATAAGTGATCAGTAGACATTGATTATAGTTAGTGTTAAATCTCAACattgtctataaattttatgtttcgtCGTTTCATACCGTAATATATCCGTTTGCTACAAGTCGATAACAAACCAAGTAACACAATTTGATcaagtaaatgttttttaaacaatctgttatattaaaaattaaacttatactgattatcatttttatttaaggtatatttaatatatataaaaaataatatgtcgtaCTATACTAATGTATCTGCAGGCGAAAGCTCTTCAAATGAtgatgtaagtacctatacctatttgtttatgtatgtgtgtgtatgatattaatatattattattaaataatagaatgaaAGTAGTATGCTATCAACACTATCATCTTCTTTAAAACCGGTAAAAAtgcagaataaaaaaagaaaaaatgatactgaaccaaaagttaaaatgtctAAGGCTGGaaaggtaataatttgtattgtattatttttttaaatattacacacacacacacacacaccacacatttatttttaatataaatatatatgaatgtatagCAGCGAACAGAATCAATAGAGACGTACAAGGATGCCTTAGCTAGTGTAATTTCGAAAGGAAATATTGAAGATAACGTTTCTAACTCAATAACATTGACGGAAGGAAATTACACGTATACGATTCGGTGTCCAGTAGCGCCAAAATGCGATGACTACTACGTCATTCAACATTATAAAACTAGTGCTATAAAGGACATTCCGTCACTTGAAAggtaaaaaccataataaaaaaaaccaatgattAAATGATGAACTATAGTTAAACAACAGCGATACAATCATTTATTGATCaccagattatttttttaatttgaccgttacctattattattcaacacaaataaattattaaattctaattaaaataataagattgagGATTTTATCGttgatatttaactataacatgattaaataataaaacatattacgaatattattaaataatgattttttataatagatggaAACATTCTGAAGCTAGTGTAAAGTTGTACACTAGCAATACCTTTCCTGCTGACAacgaaatatctataaaaataaatgaactaattcgcacaattttaaatcgatGTTCATCGGATCCGAAACGGAAGATTgtgaaaaacagtaaaaaataaaaaaatgcaaatatattattttgtaaaaattttttattggtagtacctataaattatgatatttaataaaataaattattaaaattgataaaattaattaatcttattcttttactataatattgaaatcaattcttagagtaattataacaattataatggtataaagttcaatacaaattttattttaaatcttcattaatcatataatatcatatctgaTAGTGAATTATTGTGGAATTgaagtatttcatatataaaacaagaatCATCGTTCTGTATACAACACATgctaaagtcaaaattttgaatatactgATTAGTAAAATCATTTCGCTGACAAGATGATGGTAGAATATTGATGTCTGttctaattaatgaatatacggTATCAAAAGTTGACTGATATGAAACCAACTTTTTCTGCTTTTCTACAATATGTGAATCGATACattgttgtaattgttttaaacgatGTAAATCAGTATATGATAAGGTAATAAAATGATCATTAACAtgcaatttaatagttaactgatttaaattgactgaataatatatgttatcagTTATTTTCACACGTTTACAATTAGTATGtagattattagttattgaacTATAATTGCTATCACACATTAGTGTACACCACTGAAGTAAATCGAaggttaacaattttttagtaacattacattctagtattacaataacagAAATCGTTTTATTAACCAAAAATCCAACCGTTACACTTTTCTTGTTAAAAGGTCTAATACTGAATATTGATTTTGCGACAACAATTGATGGATTCATATTGTATGACGACGTGATCTTTTTGATATAGACGATTtctgatgataatttttaaaaacgaatagaaataaatgtaataactgaaataaacgtaaaacacagatgttatttacacatatatgaTCGTtacaacacatatttataaactaagtgTATTACTTGTACACGTGTGGTTATATACTAAActgattacattaaaaaaaattgaagtgaacgtgaaatcaaatcaaataacgtGTGGAAGGGAGAATTACTTACCTGATCTGTCGAACCCGAAactgcaatttttttaaatctaatatatttaattataattagacgCGTTATCTTACTTGACAACAAGTTCACGaggtataaaatcaaatattaacacatttaagttgattaattcaatatttattttgaaatacaaataaattataaaagtaataagaaACATCAAAGTAAACTAACAAGTAATATCATTTGATTTAGACTTAC includes:
- the LOC126554718 gene encoding uncharacterized protein LOC126554718 isoform X2; translation: MSYYTNVSAGESSSNDDNESSMLSTLSSSLKPVKMQNKKRKNDTEPKVKMSKAGKRTESIETYKDALASVISKGNIEDNVSNSITLTEGNYTYTIRCPVAPKCDDYYVIQHYKTSAIKDIPSLERWKHSEASVKLYTSNTFPADNEISIKINELIRTILNRCSSDPKRKIVKNSKK
- the LOC126554718 gene encoding uncharacterized protein LOC126554718 isoform X1; protein product: MSYYTNVSAGESSSNDDNESSMLSTLSSSLKPVKMQNKKRKNDTEPKVKMSKAGKQRTESIETYKDALASVISKGNIEDNVSNSITLTEGNYTYTIRCPVAPKCDDYYVIQHYKTSAIKDIPSLERWKHSEASVKLYTSNTFPADNEISIKINELIRTILNRCSSDPKRKIVKNSKK